The Comamonas sp. GB3 AK4-5 genome includes a region encoding these proteins:
- the lplT gene encoding lysophospholipid transporter LplT, whose amino-acid sequence MKRGFYTIMSAQFFSSLADNALFVTAVELLRTSGAPEWQRAALVPMFALFYVILAPFVGAFADALPKGRVMFISNAIKVAGCLMMLIGHHPLLAYAVVGLGAAAYSPAKYGILTELLPPSQLVKANGWIEGLTITSIILGVLLGGQLVGPMVAPYLLALNLPFVDNPAEAAIALLIFVYALAAIFNLRIPRTSAALVPMRQHPEQSLAKATLALLPDFWDCNRRLWRDKLGQISLSTTTLFWGVSGNLRYIVLAWAAVALGYGTTQASALVGVVAIGTAAGAVLASMRMRLQHATRVIPMGIAMGLLVICMNFIGQLWIAIPFLVLLGALGGFLVVPMNALLQHRGHDLMGAGRSIAVQNFNEQACILGLGGLYALATMLGVSAYGAITGFGLIVAVTMWLIGRWYVYNCRHHGGEVRRLLTIARHDHH is encoded by the coding sequence ATGAAGCGCGGTTTCTACACCATCATGTCGGCGCAGTTCTTCAGCTCGCTGGCCGACAATGCCCTGTTTGTCACCGCGGTCGAACTCCTGCGCACTTCCGGCGCCCCCGAATGGCAACGTGCGGCCCTGGTGCCCATGTTCGCCCTGTTCTATGTGATCTTGGCGCCCTTTGTGGGCGCTTTTGCCGATGCCTTGCCCAAGGGCCGGGTGATGTTCATCAGCAATGCCATCAAGGTGGCGGGCTGCTTGATGATGCTGATAGGCCACCACCCGCTGCTGGCCTATGCCGTGGTGGGCCTGGGCGCCGCCGCATATTCGCCGGCCAAGTACGGCATCCTCACCGAGCTGCTGCCGCCCTCCCAGCTGGTCAAGGCCAATGGCTGGATCGAGGGGCTGACCATCACCTCCATCATCCTGGGCGTGCTGCTGGGCGGGCAGCTGGTAGGCCCCATGGTGGCGCCCTATCTGCTGGCACTGAATCTGCCCTTTGTGGACAACCCCGCCGAGGCCGCCATTGCCCTGCTGATCTTTGTCTACGCCCTGGCCGCCATCTTCAATCTGCGCATCCCCCGCACCAGCGCCGCGCTGGTGCCCATGCGCCAGCACCCGGAACAAAGCCTGGCCAAGGCCACGCTGGCGCTGCTGCCCGATTTCTGGGATTGCAACCGCCGCCTGTGGCGCGATAAGTTAGGCCAGATCTCGCTGTCCACCACCACCTTGTTCTGGGGCGTGTCCGGTAATCTGCGTTACATCGTGCTGGCCTGGGCCGCCGTGGCCCTGGGCTATGGCACCACCCAGGCATCGGCCCTGGTGGGCGTGGTGGCCATCGGCACGGCTGCCGGCGCGGTGCTGGCTTCCATGCGCATGCGCCTGCAGCACGCCACGCGGGTGATTCCCATGGGCATTGCCATGGGCCTGCTGGTGATCTGCATGAACTTCATCGGCCAGCTGTGGATTGCGATTCCCTTCCTGGTGCTGCTGGGGGCCCTGGGCGGCTTTCTGGTGGTGCCCATGAATGCCCTGCTGCAGCACCGCGGCCATGACCTCATGGGTGCAGGCCGCTCGATCGCGGTGCAGAATTTCAACGAGCAGGCCTGCATACTGGGCCTGGGCGGGCTGTATGCGCTGGCCACCATGCTGGGCGTTTCGGCCTATGGCGCCATCACCGGCTTTGGCCTGATCGTGGCCGTCACCATGTGGCTGATCGGCCGCTGGTATGTGTACAACTGCCGCCATCACGGCGGCGAAGTGCGCCGGCTGCTGACCATTGCCCGCCACGACCACCACTGA
- a CDS encoding siderophore-interacting protein, with product MDATPTTTPNPVSTELRVQRVRHEFAARHMQLMARERLSAGFVRVILGSADLSGFRSDGFDDHVKLLLAPPGHARPGLPELVDGRPFFQGERPVARDYTPVRWDTEQGVLVLEFAIHDAGPAAHWARTAPMGHWVGVAGPRGSMVIPKGFAWHWLLGDDSALPAIERRLAELPAEAHVTVRLKVAEADRRTLHSAARVDLQWVDDLAEAAAALALPDTEGYIWAAGEHSEMAAIRSVMKDKGAPLKRMRIAAYWKRGEAAHHAELVEEA from the coding sequence ATGGACGCCACACCTACCACTACCCCGAACCCGGTCTCTACCGAACTGCGTGTGCAGCGCGTGCGCCATGAGTTTGCTGCGCGCCATATGCAGCTGATGGCGCGTGAACGCCTGAGCGCCGGCTTTGTGCGCGTCATCCTGGGCTCGGCCGATCTGAGCGGCTTTCGCAGCGATGGTTTTGACGACCATGTCAAATTGCTGTTGGCGCCCCCTGGCCATGCGCGGCCCGGCCTGCCCGAGCTGGTGGATGGCAGGCCCTTTTTTCAAGGCGAGCGCCCCGTGGCGCGCGACTACACCCCGGTGCGTTGGGATACGGAGCAGGGCGTGTTGGTGCTGGAGTTCGCCATCCACGACGCCGGCCCGGCCGCGCACTGGGCGCGCACGGCGCCCATGGGCCATTGGGTGGGTGTGGCCGGTCCGCGCGGCAGCATGGTCATCCCCAAGGGTTTTGCCTGGCACTGGCTGCTGGGCGACGACAGCGCCCTGCCCGCCATTGAACGCCGCCTGGCCGAGTTGCCGGCCGAGGCCCATGTCACCGTGCGCCTGAAGGTGGCAGAGGCCGATCGCCGCACGCTGCACAGCGCGGCCCGGGTGGATTTGCAATGGGTGGATGACCTGGCCGAAGCCGCCGCCGCCCTGGCGTTGCCCGACACCGAGGGCTATATCTGGGCCGCAGGCGAACACAGCGAGATGGCCGCCATCCGCAGCGTGATGAAGGACAAGGGCGCCCCCCTCAAACGCATGCGCATCGCCGCCTACTGGAAGCGCGGCGAAGCTGCCCACCACGCGGAGCTGGTGGAAGAGGCGTAA
- the radA gene encoding DNA repair protein RadA — protein sequence MAKDKTIYTCNACGGTTPRWLGKCPNCGAWNSLIETVPEAASGGKNRLSAPQGYAGMANAQPVTPLSAIEAQDVARTPSGIEELDRVLGGGVVEGGVVLIGGDPGIGKSTLLLQAMDALQRAGLPTLYVTGEESGAQVAMRSRRLGIDGSQVNLLAEIQLEKILATVEATQPAVVVVDSIQTVYSDQLTSAPGSVAQVRECAAHLTRMAKSTGVTVILVGHVTKEGALAGPRVLEHMVDTVLYFEGDTHSPHRLIRAIKNRFGAVNEIGVFAMTEKGLKGVSNPSAIFLSQHSEPVPGSCVLVTLEGTRPLLVEIQALVDGAGPAPRRLSVGLDKDRLAMLLAVLNRHAGVACADQDVFVNAVGGVRIGEPAADLAVMLSITSSLRGKALPKGFIAFGEVGLAGEVRPAPRGQDRLKEAAKLGFTVAVVPKANAPKKAIAGLTIHAVERVDEAMQIVRGLE from the coding sequence ATGGCCAAGGACAAAACCATCTACACCTGCAACGCATGCGGCGGCACCACGCCGCGCTGGCTGGGCAAATGCCCGAACTGCGGCGCATGGAACAGCCTGATCGAGACCGTACCCGAGGCCGCCAGCGGCGGCAAAAACCGCCTGAGTGCCCCGCAAGGCTATGCCGGCATGGCCAATGCCCAGCCGGTGACGCCGCTGTCCGCCATCGAGGCGCAGGACGTGGCGCGCACGCCCAGCGGCATCGAGGAGCTGGACCGCGTGCTGGGCGGCGGCGTGGTCGAGGGCGGCGTGGTGTTGATTGGCGGTGACCCCGGCATTGGCAAGTCCACGCTGCTGCTGCAGGCCATGGACGCGCTGCAGCGCGCCGGCCTGCCCACGCTGTATGTGACGGGTGAGGAAAGCGGTGCCCAGGTGGCCATGCGTTCGCGGCGCCTGGGCATTGATGGCAGCCAGGTGAATCTGCTGGCCGAAATCCAGCTGGAAAAAATCCTGGCCACGGTGGAGGCCACGCAGCCGGCCGTGGTGGTGGTCGACTCCATTCAGACCGTGTATTCCGACCAGCTCACCAGCGCCCCGGGCTCGGTGGCCCAGGTGCGCGAATGCGCGGCGCATTTGACGCGCATGGCCAAGAGCACCGGCGTGACCGTGATTCTGGTCGGCCATGTGACCAAGGAAGGCGCGCTGGCTGGCCCGCGCGTGCTGGAGCACATGGTGGACACGGTGTTGTACTTCGAGGGCGACACCCACAGCCCGCACCGCTTGATCCGTGCCATCAAAAACCGCTTTGGTGCGGTGAACGAGATTGGCGTGTTCGCCATGACGGAGAAGGGGCTCAAGGGCGTCTCCAACCCCAGCGCCATCTTTTTGAGCCAGCACAGCGAGCCCGTGCCCGGCAGCTGCGTGCTGGTCACGCTGGAGGGCACGCGCCCGCTGTTGGTGGAGATTCAGGCACTGGTCGATGGTGCAGGCCCCGCACCCCGGCGCCTGTCCGTGGGCCTGGACAAGGACCGATTGGCCATGCTGCTGGCCGTGCTCAACCGCCATGCCGGCGTGGCCTGTGCCGACCAGGATGTCTTCGTCAACGCCGTGGGCGGCGTGCGCATTGGCGAGCCGGCGGCCGACCTGGCGGTGATGCTGTCCATTACCAGCAGCCTGCGCGGCAAGGCCTTGCCCAAGGGTTTTATCGCCTTTGGCGAAGTGGGCCTGGCCGGCGAGGTGCGCCCCGCGCCGCGTGGCCAGGATCGGCTGAAAGAGGCCGCCAAGCTGGGCTTCACGGTGGCCGTGGTGCCCAAGGCCAATGCGCCCAAGAAAGCCATTGCCGGCCTCACTATCCACGCCGTGGAGCGGGTGGACGAGGCCATGCAGATCGTGCGCGGTCTGGAGTGA
- a CDS encoding YoaK family protein, whose product MRRLLLLTTRQRTGASNRALGYLMAFNAGAINAGGFLVLHLYTSHMTGFLSMLADNLVLGNTALVLAALGALLSFLCGATVSALLVNRAHQLHLRSIYALPLLLESGLMLVFGLLGAVTLVWHTPFTVPLTVLLVAFTMGVQNATLTKMSSATIRTTHMTGVLTDLGIELGKMLFWNRVGRQDPHYVQANWARVRLFCGLLCMFVGGGIAGALGFKHLGFICVLPLALLLLAVSLPPLWADWRYGRLSPADPDLNETGH is encoded by the coding sequence GTGCGCAGGCTGCTGCTGCTCACCACCCGCCAGCGCACCGGTGCATCCAACCGGGCGCTGGGCTATCTGATGGCCTTCAACGCGGGTGCCATCAATGCAGGGGGCTTTTTGGTGCTGCATTTGTACACCTCGCATATGACGGGTTTTCTGTCCATGTTGGCTGACAACCTGGTGCTGGGCAACACGGCCCTGGTGCTGGCGGCCCTGGGGGCCTTGCTGTCCTTTTTGTGCGGTGCCACGGTGTCGGCCCTGTTGGTCAACCGGGCGCACCAGCTGCATTTGCGCAGCATTTATGCCCTGCCCTTGCTGCTGGAGTCCGGGTTGATGCTGGTCTTTGGCCTGCTGGGCGCGGTCACGCTGGTGTGGCACACGCCCTTCACCGTGCCGCTGACGGTGCTGCTGGTGGCCTTCACCATGGGGGTGCAGAACGCCACGCTGACCAAGATGTCCAGCGCCACCATACGCACCACGCACATGACGGGGGTGCTGACAGACCTGGGCATAGAGCTGGGCAAGATGCTGTTCTGGAACCGGGTGGGCCGGCAGGACCCGCACTATGTGCAGGCCAACTGGGCGCGCGTGCGCCTGTTTTGCGGCCTGCTGTGCATGTTTGTGGGCGGCGGCATTGCCGGGGCCCTGGGCTTCAAGCACCTGGGCTTTATCTGCGTGCTGCCCCTGGCACTGCTGTTGCTGGCAGTGTCGCTTCCTCCCCTGTGGGCTGATTGGCGCTATGGCCGTCTTTCGCCCGCCGATCCCGACCTGAATGAGACCGGGCATTGA
- the glcF gene encoding glycolate oxidase subunit GlcF has protein sequence MQTNLAPEYRSTPEGLEAEAILRKCVHCGFCTATCPTYQQLGDELDGPRGRIYLIKQVLEGATPSRATQQHLDRCLTCRNCESTCPSGVQYGHLVDIGRKVVDAQVPRPLGERVKRWALKEGISSPLFAPAMKLGQAVRPLLPEALQAKVPPKSAHGVWPTREHVRKVLLLAGCVQPSMLPNINYATARVLDAVGIQTVIADKAGCCGAVKFHLNDQDAAKDQMRANIDAWWPMVEAGQVEAVVSNASGCGAMVKDYAHALRDDAAYAAKAQRVSTLARDLSELLPALLPELADKLAGRAQVPRQPMAYHPPCTLQHAQKIKGVVEANLGKLGFQLRTARTESHLCCGSAGTYSILQSDMAQQLRTRKLDALDEAFEGGAPAAILSANIGCITHLQAGTAIPVKHWVEVLDEALTPP, from the coding sequence ATGCAGACCAACCTCGCCCCCGAATACCGCAGCACGCCCGAAGGCCTGGAGGCCGAAGCCATTTTGCGCAAATGCGTGCACTGCGGTTTTTGCACGGCCACCTGCCCCACCTACCAGCAGCTGGGCGATGAGCTGGACGGCCCGCGCGGCCGCATCTACCTGATCAAGCAGGTGTTGGAGGGCGCCACGCCCTCCCGTGCCACGCAGCAGCATCTGGACCGCTGCCTGACCTGCCGCAACTGCGAATCCACCTGCCCCAGCGGCGTGCAATACGGCCATCTGGTGGACATAGGCCGCAAGGTGGTGGATGCGCAAGTGCCGCGCCCGCTGGGCGAGCGCGTCAAGCGCTGGGCATTGAAGGAGGGCATCAGCTCGCCGCTGTTTGCGCCCGCCATGAAGCTGGGCCAGGCCGTGCGCCCCTTGCTGCCCGAGGCCCTTCAGGCCAAGGTGCCGCCCAAGAGCGCGCATGGCGTCTGGCCCACGCGTGAGCATGTGCGCAAGGTGCTGCTGCTGGCCGGCTGTGTCCAGCCCTCCATGCTGCCCAATATCAACTACGCCACGGCGCGGGTGCTGGATGCCGTGGGCATTCAGACCGTGATTGCCGACAAGGCTGGCTGCTGTGGCGCGGTCAAGTTCCACCTCAACGACCAGGACGCGGCCAAAGACCAGATGCGCGCCAATATCGACGCCTGGTGGCCCATGGTGGAGGCCGGGCAGGTGGAGGCCGTTGTCAGCAATGCCTCGGGCTGCGGTGCCATGGTCAAGGACTATGCCCATGCGCTGCGGGATGACGCGGCCTACGCGGCCAAGGCCCAGCGCGTCAGCACCCTGGCACGCGATCTGAGCGAGCTGCTGCCAGCCCTGCTGCCCGAGCTGGCCGACAAGCTGGCTGGCCGCGCCCAGGTGCCCCGGCAGCCCATGGCCTACCACCCGCCCTGCACGCTGCAGCATGCGCAAAAGATCAAGGGTGTGGTCGAGGCCAATCTGGGCAAGCTGGGCTTTCAGCTGCGCACGGCGCGCACCGAGTCGCACCTGTGCTGTGGCTCGGCCGGCACCTATTCCATCTTGCAGTCCGACATGGCCCAGCAGCTGCGCACGCGCAAGCTGGATGCGCTGGACGAGGCGTTTGAAGGTGGTGCACCCGCTGCCATTCTCTCGGCCAATATCGGTTGCATCACCCATTTGCAGGCCGGCACGGCCATCCCGGTGAAACACTGGGTGGAGGTGCTGGATGAAGCATTAACACCCCCCTGA
- a CDS encoding glycerate kinase yields the protein MNFRKFVVPVGLAILFYAAHRSYGWMGVAAVGGGTLMTLLLHFTRLMTIMRRASQRPIGYVGSAIMLNIKLKPKVTLMHVIAMTRSLGLRMSEEGQDPEIFRWTDGTDSHVTCEFVGGRLMKWTLQRPQPAASEAAQEPGAAEPAALPPANP from the coding sequence ATGAATTTCCGCAAGTTTGTTGTGCCAGTCGGTCTGGCGATTCTGTTTTACGCCGCCCACCGCTCCTATGGCTGGATGGGCGTGGCGGCGGTCGGCGGCGGCACCTTGATGACGCTGTTGCTGCACTTCACCCGCCTGATGACCATCATGCGCCGCGCCTCCCAGCGCCCCATAGGCTATGTGGGCAGCGCCATCATGCTCAACATCAAGCTCAAGCCCAAGGTCACGCTGATGCATGTGATCGCCATGACGCGCTCGCTGGGCCTGCGCATGTCCGAAGAAGGCCAGGACCCTGAGATCTTCCGCTGGACCGATGGCACGGATTCGCATGTGACCTGTGAATTCGTCGGTGGCCGATTGATGAAGTGGACGTTGCAGCGCCCCCAGCCCGCCGCCTCCGAGGCAGCGCAGGAGCCTGGGGCTGCCGAGCCTGCTGCACTGCCACCCGCGAATCCTTGA
- the alr gene encoding alanine racemase, with the protein MPRPIQATIHLQALRHNLERARQAAPDARLWAVVKANAYGHGIEHVFDGLRATDGFALLELSEAERIRRLGWRGPILLLEGVFEARDLELCSRLGVWHSVHCDQQIDWLAAHKTQMPHRVFLKMNSGMNRLGFTPERFRSAYARLNALTQVEEISFITHFSDADGPRGIAQQLDAFLHATQDLPGERSVCNSAATLLHGMEARTRNDWVRPGIVLYGSAPDYPTHSAADWGLQPAMTLSTQVIGVQELAAGDTVGYGSTFTADGPMRTGIIACGYADGYPRHCGTGTPVLVNGVRTRVLGRVSMDMLNVDLTPVPDAGMGSEVTLWGVASNGAQLPIDEVAAAAGTVGYELMCAVAPRVPFACTP; encoded by the coding sequence ATGCCACGTCCCATACAGGCCACCATCCACTTGCAAGCCCTGCGCCACAACCTGGAGCGCGCACGCCAGGCCGCCCCTGATGCGCGGCTGTGGGCGGTGGTCAAGGCCAATGCCTACGGCCATGGCATAGAGCATGTGTTCGATGGTCTGCGCGCCACCGACGGCTTCGCCCTGCTGGAGCTGTCCGAGGCCGAGCGCATACGCCGCCTGGGCTGGCGTGGTCCGATCCTGTTGCTGGAAGGGGTATTCGAGGCCCGTGACCTGGAGCTGTGCTCGCGCCTGGGCGTGTGGCATTCGGTGCACTGCGACCAGCAGATCGACTGGCTGGCTGCCCACAAGACGCAGATGCCCCACCGCGTGTTTTTGAAGATGAACAGCGGCATGAACCGCCTGGGCTTTACCCCCGAGCGCTTTCGCAGCGCCTATGCCCGGCTGAATGCGCTGACCCAGGTGGAAGAAATCTCCTTCATCACCCACTTCAGCGATGCGGACGGCCCGCGTGGCATTGCCCAGCAGCTGGATGCTTTTTTGCACGCCACGCAGGACCTGCCGGGCGAGCGCAGCGTGTGCAACAGCGCCGCCACCTTGCTGCATGGCATGGAGGCCCGCACGCGCAATGACTGGGTGCGCCCCGGCATCGTGCTGTATGGCAGCGCACCCGACTACCCCACCCACAGCGCGGCCGACTGGGGCTTGCAGCCGGCCATGACCCTGTCCACCCAGGTGATTGGCGTGCAGGAGCTGGCGGCCGGCGACACCGTGGGCTATGGCTCCACCTTCACCGCCGACGGCCCCATGCGCACCGGCATCATCGCCTGCGGCTATGCCGACGGTTACCCGCGCCACTGCGGCACCGGCACGCCGGTGCTGGTGAACGGCGTGCGCACCCGCGTGCTGGGCCGCGTCAGCATGGACATGCTGAATGTGGACCTGACCCCCGTGCCCGACGCTGGCATGGGCAGCGAGGTCACGCTGTGGGGTGTGGCCAGCAATGGCGCCCAGTTGCCCATCGATGAAGTGGCTGCGGCCGCAGGCACCGTGGGCTATGAGCTGATGTGCGCGGTGGCGCCACGGGTGCCTTTTGCATGCACCCCCTGA
- a CDS encoding DMT family transporter: MPASAPYFALLFNAMVWGLSWWPFKTMHAAGLAAPWATSLIYSALVLSTTLLVPRAWKVLLAQPALWLLALSSGLTNVAFNTASSTGDVVRVILLFYLMPAWAVLLAWRFLGERPTPQGLLRLALAFGGMGLVIVPAGANWDSLTADIALPDYLALLGGFCFAVTNVILRRTNEVPGTSRMLAMFLGCTLMGLATATAGYQLGMLPGLPALQTTWVLCAVGMALLVSVGNWALQFGAARLPTATTSLIMLSEVLFATASAWLLGATELTPRMLLGGALIISGALLATLQGRRRKA; this comes from the coding sequence ATGCCTGCTTCCGCACCGTATTTCGCCCTGCTGTTCAACGCCATGGTCTGGGGCCTGTCCTGGTGGCCCTTCAAAACCATGCACGCGGCCGGCCTGGCCGCGCCCTGGGCCACCTCGCTGATCTACAGCGCCCTGGTGCTGAGCACCACGCTGCTGGTGCCGCGCGCCTGGAAGGTGTTGCTGGCCCAGCCGGCGCTGTGGCTGCTGGCCCTGTCGTCCGGGCTGACGAATGTGGCCTTCAACACCGCCAGCTCCACCGGCGATGTGGTGCGGGTGATCTTGCTCTTCTATCTCATGCCCGCCTGGGCAGTGCTGCTGGCCTGGCGCTTTCTGGGCGAGCGCCCCACGCCCCAAGGCCTGCTGCGCCTGGCACTGGCCTTTGGCGGCATGGGCCTGGTCATCGTGCCTGCCGGCGCCAACTGGGACAGCCTGACGGCCGATATCGCACTGCCCGACTACCTGGCCCTGTTGGGTGGCTTTTGCTTTGCCGTGACCAATGTCATCCTGCGCCGCACCAATGAGGTGCCTGGCACCTCGCGCATGCTGGCCATGTTCCTGGGCTGCACCCTCATGGGCCTGGCAACCGCCACTGCGGGCTACCAATTGGGCATGCTGCCCGGCCTGCCCGCGCTGCAGACCACCTGGGTGCTGTGCGCCGTGGGCATGGCGCTACTGGTATCGGTGGGCAACTGGGCGCTGCAATTTGGCGCGGCCCGCCTGCCCACGGCCACCACCTCGCTGATCATGCTGTCCGAAGTGCTGTTCGCCACCGCCTCGGCCTGGTTGCTGGGCGCCACGGAGCTCACCCCGCGCATGTTGCTGGGAGGAGCCCTGATCATCAGCGGGGCCTTGCTTGCCACCTTGCAGGGGCGCCGCCGCAAGGCTTGA
- a CDS encoding glutathione S-transferase family protein, protein MSHLTLFYAPGTCALATRIALNEAGADYQLQYVDFAQGAQRSAEYLALNPLGRVPALRVEDGTVLTEAVALLPYVAQRFASAHLAPSDPVQFARMQSFHGYLASTVHVAHAHRKRGSRWADDEHAIAAMQAKVASNMADCFALIEEHWLDRGPWVMGDQYTVADGYLFTVASWLAGDGVDMAHFPRVAEHYQRMLQRPAVRAAMHD, encoded by the coding sequence ATGTCCCACCTCACCCTGTTCTATGCCCCCGGCACCTGCGCACTGGCCACCCGCATTGCGCTGAACGAGGCCGGCGCCGACTACCAGCTGCAGTATGTGGACTTTGCCCAGGGCGCCCAGCGCAGCGCCGAGTACCTGGCGCTGAACCCGCTGGGCCGCGTGCCCGCCCTGCGTGTGGAAGACGGCACGGTGCTGACCGAGGCCGTGGCCCTGCTGCCCTATGTGGCCCAGCGCTTTGCCAGCGCCCATCTGGCCCCTTCCGACCCGGTGCAGTTTGCCCGTATGCAAAGCTTTCATGGCTATCTAGCCAGCACCGTGCATGTGGCCCACGCCCATAGAAAGCGCGGCAGCCGCTGGGCCGATGACGAGCACGCCATCGCCGCGATGCAGGCCAAGGTGGCCAGCAATATGGCCGACTGCTTTGCCCTGATCGAGGAACATTGGCTGGACCGTGGCCCCTGGGTGATGGGCGACCAATACACCGTGGCCGATGGCTATCTGTTCACCGTGGCCAGCTGGCTGGCCGGCGATGGCGTGGACATGGCGCATTTCCCGCGGGTGGCCGAGCATTACCAGCGCATGCTGCAGCGCCCCGCCGTGCGGGCGGCGATGCACGACTAA
- a CDS encoding glutathione peroxidase, protein MTTLHDFQVRTIAGDELDLSQYAGQVVLVVNTASACGFTPQLAGLQQLYERFGAQGLVVLGFPCNQFGHQDPAHNSDIAAFCQKNYGVEFPMMAKIEVNGDAAAPLFVWLKQQAPGLLGSKAIKWNFTKFLVGRDGQVIRRYAPQDAPVTLGDDIAQALAQTAAA, encoded by the coding sequence ATGACCACGCTCCATGATTTCCAGGTTCGCACCATCGCCGGCGACGAGCTGGATCTGTCCCAGTACGCAGGCCAGGTGGTGCTGGTGGTGAACACGGCCAGTGCCTGCGGCTTCACCCCCCAGCTGGCAGGCCTGCAACAGCTCTACGAGCGCTTTGGCGCCCAGGGGCTGGTGGTGCTGGGCTTTCCCTGCAACCAGTTCGGCCACCAGGACCCTGCGCACAACAGCGATATTGCCGCCTTCTGCCAGAAGAACTACGGTGTGGAGTTTCCGATGATGGCCAAGATCGAGGTCAACGGCGACGCCGCCGCCCCGCTGTTCGTCTGGCTGAAGCAGCAGGCACCCGGCCTGCTGGGCAGCAAGGCCATCAAGTGGAACTTCACCAAATTCCTGGTCGGGCGCGACGGGCAGGTCATCCGCCGCTATGCGCCCCAGGATGCGCCGGTGACGCTGGGCGATGACATTGCCCAGGCGCTGGCGCAAACCGCTGCCGCCTGA
- a CDS encoding ProQ/FINO family protein, with protein sequence MTEPVSSLPETPASDAVAAQPVPVVQAEAGARRRNRRGGRGRAAAPAGAATAAAQPAASARTARPPHPVLLQLAQQYPALFGDSPKPLKRGVFQDLQAALGEALEKDGLKQALALHTRSTRYLNAVASGMARHDLQGVEVEAMAPEHVLHALMEVFRRKKPREGEDLQAKLARRIGLAFVDSGLSRDAYLEKVQLRDPDAQAMVEAALAEVAAQDARAEAVLRAFEGSGADTVEAFADMYGMNIHQVQRQLQRAKQLKA encoded by the coding sequence ATGACCGAACCCGTGTCCTCTCTTCCCGAAACCCCGGCCTCCGACGCCGTTGCCGCACAGCCCGTACCCGTCGTACAGGCCGAAGCAGGTGCCCGTCGCCGCAACCGGCGTGGCGGGCGGGGACGTGCCGCCGCACCGGCCGGCGCTGCCACGGCTGCCGCGCAGCCCGCTGCCAGCGCTCGCACTGCGCGCCCTCCCCATCCCGTGCTGCTGCAACTGGCGCAGCAGTACCCGGCCCTGTTCGGTGACAGCCCCAAGCCGCTCAAGCGCGGTGTGTTCCAGGATCTGCAAGCCGCATTGGGCGAAGCGCTGGAAAAAGACGGGCTGAAGCAGGCGCTGGCGCTGCATACCCGCTCCACCCGCTACCTGAACGCCGTGGCCTCCGGCATGGCCCGCCATGATCTGCAAGGTGTGGAAGTGGAAGCCATGGCGCCCGAGCATGTGCTGCATGCGCTGATGGAAGTCTTCCGCCGCAAAAAGCCGCGCGAGGGCGAAGACCTGCAGGCCAAGCTGGCCCGCCGCATCGGTCTGGCCTTTGTGGACAGCGGCCTTTCACGCGATGCCTATCTGGAAAAAGTGCAGCTGCGTGACCCCGACGCCCAGGCGATGGTGGAAGCCGCCCTGGCCGAAGTGGCTGCGCAAGACGCTCGCGCCGAGGCCGTGCTGCGTGCCTTTGAAGGCAGCGGTGCGGATACGGTGGAGGCGTTTGCCGATATGTATGGCATGAATATTCACCAGGTTCAGCGCCAGCTCCAACGCGCCAAACAACTGAAAGCCTGA
- a CDS encoding MarR family winged helix-turn-helix transcriptional regulator, which produces MDHTPLPSAVLDTLHDLTLAYRRQMRATLEAQALPLPLTPNELKILLYVGRNPLCTHKDLVAYTGADKAQVARMLQQMETAQWLERVPHPQDKRSRCLRLSAQGETAFTALRNHRNQLGEQMLQTMPAAQQRELLAGLRQMHAQLHALPLPCKADGSAADVCEHPNPLHD; this is translated from the coding sequence ATGGACCACACCCCGCTGCCCTCTGCCGTGCTGGACACCCTGCATGACCTGACACTGGCCTACCGCCGCCAGATGCGCGCCACCCTGGAGGCCCAGGCATTGCCGCTGCCGCTGACACCCAATGAGTTGAAGATACTGCTCTACGTGGGCCGCAACCCTCTGTGTACCCACAAGGACCTGGTGGCCTACACCGGCGCCGACAAGGCCCAGGTGGCACGCATGCTGCAGCAGATGGAAACCGCCCAGTGGCTGGAGCGCGTGCCCCACCCCCAGGACAAGCGCAGCCGCTGCCTGCGCCTGAGCGCCCAGGGAGAAACCGCCTTCACCGCATTGCGCAATCACCGCAACCAACTGGGAGAACAGATGCTGCAGACCATGCCTGCCGCGCAGCAACGTGAGCTCTTGGCCGGCCTGCGCCAGATGCATGCCCAGCTGCACGCCTTGCCCCTGCCCTGCAAGGCCGATGGCAGCGCCGCCGACGTCTGCGAACACCCCAACCCGCTGCACGACTGA